Proteins from one bacterium genomic window:
- the rpoZ gene encoding DNA-directed RNA polymerase subunit omega, with protein sequence MSLIPLEELLKKVDNRYELVNLVAKRAIQLLDGTTPLIDEAEGERVNTIAIKELRENKIVRQQKIPEKSPA encoded by the coding sequence GGAAGAACTTTTAAAAAAGGTAGATAATCGTTATGAATTAGTGAATTTAGTCGCTAAAAGGGCTATTCAATTGTTGGATGGTACAACCCCGCTAATTGATGAGGCTGAAGGGGAAAGAGTTAACACAATTGCCATAAAAGAATTACGCGAAAATAAGATTGTCCGTCAACAAAAAATACCCGAAAAATCCCCTGCGTAG